The Oncorhynchus tshawytscha isolate Ot180627B linkage group LG30, Otsh_v2.0, whole genome shotgun sequence genome includes a region encoding these proteins:
- the lrfn4a gene encoding leucine-rich repeat and fibronectin type-III domain-containing protein 4, whose amino-acid sequence MPKSNSQILHPYLAPHHSKYYWKPSKQSSSLKGVHPDRTVPPPKLKPKVTKPSLRPPACPLTPQTVVWLAVVTGSCVFPALLGPGVSAGETWGMVSICPFHCVCRNLSESLSTLCVNKGLLFVPPDIDRRTVELRLADNFILEVGRVDFANMSGLVELTLSRNTIHTLRPLSFADLESLRSLHLDTNRLTIVGPRDLSGLTNLQHLIINNNQLTDVSAEAFDDFLQTLEDLDLSYNNLRKVPWEAIQNMASLHTLNLDHNLIDQIAEGSFGELYKLARLDMTSNRLQTLPPDPLFSRSQTGVVSPTPYSAVISLSFGGNPLHCNCELLWLRRLIRGDDMETCATPVHLAGRYFWSIPEEEFTCEPPLITRHSNKLWVLEGQRATLRCRAIGDPEPIIHWISPDDRIVANSSRVYSYYNGTLDVLVTRARDDGAYTCIAINAAGEATALIDLKIIPLPHRGNNTVPLTNPRGDPGSSDISSGRTGGSGRNGKGGGGSVKNATGEGESGERGDGEASTSERLVGVLGVTATSAQVRWVLGRATGPYLVWMYQIQYNCTADDALVYRILPPTSSSFLLKNLVSGADYSLCVLAIFDDGVSTLATTKVLGCTQFSTKEDFPECRSLQAHFLGGTLTVMVGGVIVVTLLVFTVAMMVRHRVCGDCRDEGHYPAHHHDDFLPSKEGVDVYAQTNGNGSVMMVALPNNILGQQAKPLPLKTKPQAKNKPGKLPKPKLDSDQLSGEGKGEKPGLEVVVRGKGFPPFTLESERVTLYYSPSNTSQTLPHPRAHKAPKHSGKLKLRRTEEKERDLDKMVGSICSIDSEAQGEELERVKDSRRGDRPPLGPTRSCSFDVGEITTTTCYGYAKRLSVIWTRRSQSVQGMLVQCASTASSASSTGSDHPPPALTHGYLHTNNTSKSSEADNIGDLEESVL is encoded by the exons ATGCCTAAATCCAACTCACAAATACTACACCCATACCTGGCACCACACCACTCAAAATACTATTGGAAGCCTTCAAAGCAAAGCTCCTCTCTAAAAGGGGTCCACCCAGACAGAACAGTACCCCCTCCTAAACTCAAGCCAAAGGTGACCAAACCTTCCCTGAGACCCCCTGCCTGCCCTCTGACCCCACAGACGGTAGTCTGGCTGGCCGTGGTGACTGGTTCCTGTGTCTTCCCTGCGCTACTTGGCCCAGGCGTGTCTGCTGGAGAGACCTGGGGCATGGTCTCCATCTGTCCCTTCCACTGTGTGTGTCGAAACCTCTCAGAGTCTCTGAGCACGCTCTGCGTCAACAAGGGCCTGCTGTTCGTCCCTCCTGACATTGACCGGCGCACCGTGGAGCTCCGTCTGGCAGATAACTTCATCCTGGAGGTGGGCAGGGTGGACTTTGCCAACATGTCAGGCCTGGTGGAACTGACTCTGTCTAGGAACACCATCCACACCCTGCGGCCCCTGTCCTTTGCTGACCTGGAGAGCCTGCGCTCACTCCACCTGGACACCAACCGGCTGACCATAGTGGGGCCAAGAGACCTGTCCGGCCTGACCAACCTACAGCacctcatcatcaacaacaaccagCTGACCGACGTCTCCGCCGAGGCCTTCGATGACTTCCTGCAGACGCTGGAGGATCTGGACCTGTCCTACAACAACCTGAGGAAGGTCCCCTGGGAGGCCATCCAGAACATGGCCAGCCTGCACACCCTCAACCTGGACCACAACCTCATAGACCAGATCGCTGAGGGCTCCTTCGGCGAACTCTACAAGCTGGCCCGCCTGGATATGACATCCAACCGGCTGCAGACGCTGCCCCCCGACCCCTTGTTCTCCCGCTCCCAGACGGGCGTGGTCAGCCCCACGCCCTACAGCGCTGTCATCAGCCTGAGCTTCGGGGGGAACCCCCTGCACTGTAACTGTGAGCTGCTGTGGCTGAGGCGGCTGATCCGCGGCGACGACATGGAGACGTGTGCCACCCCCGTCCACCTGGCTGGGCGCTACTTTTGGTCCATCCCAGAGGAGGAGTTCACCTGTGAGCCTCCGCTCATCACACGCCACTCCAACAAACTGTGGGTGCTGGAGGGCCAGAGGGCCACGCTGAGGTGCCGTGCCATCGGTGATCCTGAGCCCATCATTCACTGGATCTCCCCTGACGACCGCATCGTGGCCAACTCCAGCCGTGTGTACTCCTACTACAATGGCACCCTGGACGTGCTTGTGACGCGGGCGCGTGACGACGGGGCTTACACCTGCATCGCCATCAACGCTGCCGGGGAGGCTACAGCCCTGATAGACCTCAAGATCATCCCCCTCCCTCACCGCGGCAACAACACTGTCCCCCTCACCAACCCTCGTGGAGACCCAGGCTCCTCAGACATTTCCAGTGGGAGAACAGGAGGGTCTGGAAGGAACgggaagggtggtggtggttcgGTAAAGAACGccacaggagagggggagagcggagagaggggggatggagaagCCAGTACCAGTGAGCGTTTGGTGGGGGTCCTGGGGGTGACCGCCACCTCTGCCCAGGTGCGCTGGGTCCTGGGCCGGGCCACTGGGCCGTACCTGGTGTGGATGTACCAGATCCAGTACAACTGCACTGCAGATGACGCCCTGGTGTACAG AATTCTGCCGCCTACAAGCAGCTCTTTCCTGCTGAAGAACCTGGTGTCTGGAGCAGACTACAGCCTGTGTGTCCTGGCCATCTTTGACGATGGGGTGTCCACCCTGGCCACCACCAAGGTCCTAGGCTGCACCCAGTTCAGCACCAAGGAGGACTTCCCAGAGTGCCGATCCCTGCAGGCCCACTTCCTGGGCGGCACGCTGACGGTCATGGTGGGGGGGGTCATCGTGGTAACACTGCTGGTGTTCACCGTGGCGATGATGGTAAGGCACCGTGTCTGTGGAGACTGTCGAGACGAGGGCCACTACCCTGCCCATCACCATGACGACTTCCTTCCCTCCAAGGAAGGAGTGGATGTTTACGCTCAGACCAACGGAAATGGGAGCGTGATGATGGTGGCTCTGCCCAACAACATTCTTGGTCAACAGGCTAAGCCGCTGCCGTTGAAAACCAAACCCCAAGCCAAGAACAAGCCTGGGAAACTGCCCAAGCCAAAGCTTGACTCAGATCAGCTCAGTGGGGAGGGAAAAGGTGAGAAGCCAGGCCTGGAGGTGGTCGTGAGGGGGAAAGGATTCCCCCCTTTCACccttgagagtgagagagtgacacTGTACTACTCCCCTTCCAACACCTCCCAGACCTTACCCCATCCCCGAGCTCACAAGGCCCCGAAACACTCAGGCAAGCTCAAGCTGCGCCGCactgaggagaaggagagagacttgGACAAAATGGTGGGCTCCATATGCAGCATAGACTCTGAGGCCCAGGGGGAGGAGTTGGAGCGCGTGAAGGACTCGAGGAGGGGAGATCGCCCGCCACTAGGGCCGACACGCAGCTGCTCCTTTGACGTGGGCGAGATCACCACGACAACCTGCTACGGATATGCGAAACGACTGAGTGTGATATGGACCAGGAGGAGCCAGTCGGTGCAGGGCATGCTGGTCCAGTGTGCCTCAACAGCCAGTTCAGCGAGCAGCACAGGCAGCGACCACCCCCCTCCTGCCCTCACCCATGGCTACCTGCACACCAACAACACCTCTAAGTCCAGTGAGGCTGACAACATCGGAGACCTGGAAGAGAGTGTTTTATAG